In Orcinus orca chromosome 15, mOrcOrc1.1, whole genome shotgun sequence, the DNA window GTGGGCTCTGCTTCTGCCTCTTCCCCACTCTCACTCTTATCTGCTAATCAGTCCCTGAAACCCTGATTCCTCTAGAACTGCTTGATTGCTTACAGAGGAATGATCTCACTCAGTTTAGGCAGAAAATGATCAGAGTTTTGTGCCCAGAGCTCCCTGCTGATCAACAGTCACCTCTGTATCCTCATGGACCGGTGTGGTCACCTGCATGAAAGTCACGTGGACAGATACCTCATTCCCTCTCCTGGATGGACTTCCCACCTCTGCTAGTCTCTGAGTCTAGTCTGTGTTTCTGGGCTAGCACCTCTATGAGGCTGGAATTTGCAGGGGCAGAGACCCAGGCCATATTAGGGTCCTGGGGTAGAAATGTGATAATGGTGGAAGTGATGACGTTGGTGATGGGGGAGGTAACGACAGTGGTGATCGAAGGGGTGGAGATGATAATGTATGTAATTATGATAATGGAAGTGAGGACTGacagtgctggtggtggtggtgaggtgaCAGTGCTGGCAAAGTGGAGGTGATAGTGGTGGGACGGATGTGATAGAAGAGGTAGTGGAGGTAATGGTGATGGCAATAGTAGAGATGATAACAAAGGTTGGTGATGGTGGAGGTGCTAGAATGAAGAGATGGGGGTTATAGTaacagtggaggagggatgggggcaGACGAGGTGGTGGGGGTGTTATGTTAACGGAAGAAGAGGTGGTGGTGGAGTTGGAGGTGAAGATGCGGGTGGTGGTGAGGGAGGAAGTGAGCGTGAACAGGGTGGTGGTGCTCAGGCCACCAGATGTGGGAGGAAATTTTGAACTTACCCTGCCTAGCCCTCTgactcctattttacagatgggaaaactgaggcccccaAGAGTACTTGGCTTCTGTTGCAATCCTGGAAGTGATGGGAGACAGATCCAAGTCCCTGGAACCAGTCCTAGGGCTCAACCATCCGGGCTGAGACAGGGGCATCAATGTCCTTGAGAAACCAGGCAAATGTCATGCAAATAAGTATTCAAAGGGCTCCTCTGCCCCAGTGGGGCAGCCAGGATCTCCACCATGTCCCCTCCCTGAGCTCAGATCCTTCAGGGGACTTTGTTTCTGTCTCTGCCACTGATTTACTTGGAGAGTCACTCAGATTCCTGGTCTGTGTAAGGCAGATAAAAACAGTACATACCTCCAAGATTGCAGTAAGAATTCAACAAGATAATACATCTGAAGagtttagcacagagcctggcacaagcAAGCTCTCAGTAAGGGCAGCTTCCCTGGagttaccaccatcaccaccaccaccaccaccacaatcatcatcatcatcatcatcatccccatcatcatcatctattcCAACCTGCCCATTTGGAGGATgctgaaactgaggcccagcataGTTGCATTCCTGGGTCGGGGGGAAGGAAAAGGGGCTCTGAGACCCAGACATGGCCTTGctaggggaagggggcagggggcggACCTTGGCTGAGAAGAGAACAGGGTAAGAGCTATATTTGAGCTCCTGGTGTGATGACTAAGGAGGTTGATAACAGGCTCTGGGGCTCAGGGTGGCAGGCTGGGGGCAGCTGCCAGGGAGAACCACCCCCCTGGAGGTGGCTGTCTCCGGAGACACCTCCtggctccctcccttccctcgctcctgggggtagggggtggtgTACTGAGGCAGAGAGTACATCTTTTCCTGCCCCACCCTAGAAATCTTAGTGCTACCCTCCAGGCTGTTCGGGTCAGGGATAGGAAAGGAGGTGGTTGATGGATTATCTCAGTTACTCTCCACAGTAACCCTGTGATGTTGGTAATAAgatccccatttgacagaggaagaaactgaggcctagggaTTACACAGCCAGCAGGGGACAGAGAATGGGGTTCCCAGGGAGATGGTGGATAATTCTCCCCCACAGAGGTTCCTGTTGAACCTATTCTTTGAAGGAGAATCTGTATTGCCaaactgaaaagagaagaaacaccccgggaagcagagggagcagcaggtgcaaaggtaTGGAGTATGAAAGGTTCCGGCTGTGAAAGGATGCAAACTCTGGACACGTGCCCTCATGGCCCTTTGGCTCAGAGTAAATCCCCCAGAagtagggaagggagagagagacgtgcttcttcctctttcctcttcctcttcctcgaTCCACCTCCCAGGGGCACCTGAGGATGGTAATGGTACAGAAGGGTCTGTCCTCTTCGTTTTGCTCGCTGGTCACCTGTGAGGGAGGTCACACTGTGGCCACTAGTTGAGAAATGTTTTGAGACATAGAGGGTGCTACAGGGTAGTGTGGGAAGGTGGAAGAGGTAAGcatcaaggagggcttcctggaggagaaagTATACAGGACCTGGAGGAGCATTTTTCCTCCCAAGGCTTCACTCCAGAGTTCCTTATTGGTACCAACTGCCACATGTTATATCACTCTCCCCTCGTTCTCACCTCTGGGGCAGGTGTCATCCTCACCTCCCATTCTGCTCCTCAGGAATGGGTTCAAGGAGGAggagtgactttcccaaggtcacacagctggggccTGAGCTCAaacatccttccttcctctcctcagcttcccctcctcccaggcaGGCTGGCACCCGCTGTCAGCTGCTCTGAAGTGAATGGCTATTTTTATTCTGGTTTGAGGGGATCTCGGGCAGCAGAGCCATGTAGGTTAGAAGGCTCTAGGACAACTGGCTTCAGCAGGCAAAGAGAGGTTTACTGCAGGGACAGAAGCTTGCCTGGGGGCTCTCCTTTCTTGCATGCTGACCTGCCCTTGGTGCCCAGGTCTCCAGAAACTTCTATATTGGAGCTCAGAACAGAGCACAGAGCCAGACTAAACCCTAGCCCTGAGTCCAGATCCAGCTTGAGCCTTAATCTTGGTGTTAACTGAGCCCCGATCCCACACTAAGACTGAGCCTCTACCCCAGCTCTAGATTGAGCCTTGGTTCTGGTCAAGTACTGAGCCTGATCCAAGCCTGACCTAGCCTGATTCCAACTGGAGACCTCAATTCTGGACCCAGATCGAGCGCTGATCCTAGCTTAAGACTGAGCCACAGTCACAGACTGAACTTTAACCCTGGTTTGGACTAACCCTTGATTTTAGACTGAGCCCCAGGTCTAGACTGAGATCCAAGTCTGGTCATTAACTGAACCTGGTGGCAGACTGAGCCCTGATCTTGGTCACAGACTAAGCCCTGAATCTAATCATTGACTGAACGCTGGTCTCAAACTGAGCTCTGACCCTGGGTCACACAACTCTGGTCACATACtagtccctgacctcagactgTGCACTGAATCTGGTCAAAGGCTGAGCCCTGAACATAGTCACAGACGGAGACCAAATCCCAGTCACTGACTGAGCCCTGACTCCAGCCCCAGACTCAGTTCTGAACCTGGGCATAGGCTAAGGACTGACCCTGACCTTGTCTGAGCCTGGTTTTATCACAGACTAAACCCCAAACCCAGCCCCACCTGAGCAGGGCTGCTGGCCTAGATGACAAACTGCCCCATAAAGGCATGGATTATGAGCAGAGATCTGTTCTGGGAGATCCTGGGCCTCCCATGACTGCTGATGCCGGAATGTTCCTGGTACTGTTGTGGCCAGTCACTACCATCAGTTCCACTAGCTGGCTAGTCGACACTCAGCAGCCCAGGCTATGGCCCCTCCAGGACACAGAGTCCAGGTTAATGCAATGAGGGTGGTTTGGTGGCACCTGTCCAGTGAACAGTGTGGGCCCATGGGGTGCTGAGGTTTGGCTCTGTCAGCAGAAAAGCCATGGGCTCCACGGGGCCTCTGGATTCAGCCAATCTGAGGCCCTtgctggggtgtggggtggggtagaGGGAACCCATGGCATATGACCCATTCTTTTTGTTAACAAATATTACTGTTTGTGTTTAGGTAACACATGTTTAttatagaaaacacagaaaaatattgtaaaggagaaaaaaaattcacctatAATTTCATCTACCAAGAGATGACCATTTTGACTTCTTGGGTTGTTTCCTTTAGATTATGGTTTTTGGTGAAGgcgtatgtatttatatatacatattttataaaatccatTGGCTACTCTGTTGCCGCCATACATCCATTGCAGCTCATATCCTTGACAATCTTCAGGAATGGGTCCCAACTGGTTAAGCCAGGGAGCATTTGCATTTCCCCAGACACTTGATTAgatcatggatggacctagtgagaTATAAGGAGACTTTTGCTGGGGGTTTTGGGAAAGAAAGCTTGTTTTCTCTCCTGAgaagtttaccaaaaaaaaaaaaaaaaaaagatttcccctTGGTTAGATATGAATGAAGAAGTCTGTGGTGGTACTGGTTACTACCGGCAGCCATCCTGACACCATGAAGGTAATTGGGCTAATGATAAGCTGATGTTATAGAAGCAGAATGGAAAGAGATCAGGTCTTGGTGACTTTACCAACCAGATCAAACCTCACCTGAAGCCCTCCCTGCCTGGACTATTTTGTTATTTGAGCTAACAGATTCCTTTCATTGTTTAAGCCAGTTAAACTTGAGGTTTCTCTGACTTGCAGCCCAGAGCATCGCAACTCCCAGCTGATATTACTGTttcatagctttttaaaaaaatttaataccatAACTATGAACATTCTCCATGTCATTCAACAGTATGCTGCATCATTTTAAACAATTGCTTGGTTCTCTACCCTAAGGAGGTATCACCATTTATTTAACTCATCCCCTGCTGTGACATGCTTCTGTCTTCtctccagtttttcaccatgatAAACAGTGTCTTGATAAACATCTTGACCTAACAATTGATTCCCTCTCTGAAGATTACTTTGGGTCAAATTCTGAGAAGTGGAATACTGggtagaagaaatatttttaggGTTTTGATTTACTGTGTCAAATTGCCTTTCAGAAAGCTTGGATGAATTCCCACTTCCACTGCAGTAAATAGAGTGTTAGACATAGCCTGTCATTTCAATAATCTGGATAGAACCAATTATATTTACTGTGTCCTCATGCATTTATAGAGAATGGATATTAAATAACAGCCCTaagtctattattattatatcttcaCAATCAAGTCAGTGAATGGGAGGTAGCAGGGTATGAACAAAGGGCAGAACTGACTTTTCCATTAGGCTCAGTGTCTAGGGCCCATCATACTTTTAGGGgtccacaaaaatattttaattttaacttcctttaaaatcggaagaaaaaaatgaataagtaatCATGAATCCAGCCTGGAttacattcattttattaaatcaaaGCAGTTGTAAAATccaatttttaatatatgttttttaataaaggaagGGGCCCAGGAAGGCAAAACTGGTCATAATGCAGCCTTGGTTTGATGTTGAGGAGGATTCTGAGTCCCAGGCTAGATTCGGTGGGAAAGAGCATTGTGATCAATGTGCTGTGTCTGCCTTAGGCTTGAAGAGAGGAAGTAGCATGCTGATCTAGTTATCTTTGTCTTGGTGAGATGAACACAGGCATGttttaggttcaaatcccagatccACAACTTAATTGTTTTACCTTTCTGAGTCTGTTACCTAACTTGTAAAACGGAGTTCATGGGGCCATTCTGAGgtactgtgccaggtactgttctaaagAGCTTTCTAATGTGTATTAACCCTTTTATCCTCCCAGCACTGACGTAATATTCCCATCGCCACACGTGTGCTCAGGAAATTGAAATCCAGATCGGAATTTcatccagagaaatgaaaaacacaaaaaaggattccccaggcctcagtttccccatcttcaaATCGGGTGTCTGACCCAGAAACTCGCGTGTCCGTCCGCATCCCGCCCGCGCCCCCTGCCGGCATGAGGGGGCACTGCCTGGCCGCATCCTGTCGGAGCGTCCATGCTCTCTGTCAGCAGAGGGAGGGTGGACACTCTCGGGGCTGGGAAAGTAAAGGGCTGAGGGCCAGAGAGGAGCCCAAACCCCGCCGGGAGAGCGCGGGCGGCCCCCACGCAGGCCCTGGGCGGAGACCGAGAGCTGGGGGCGTGGTCCCTAGCGGGGTGGGACCTCAAGCAGGGACCTGGCCAGCTCGCGGGCCCAGACGTGGCGCAGTGGCCGGACGGTTCACCTCTAGCTTGCGGATCATCTTCGGCCGGGTTTCAATGCGCCTCCCGCTGCTTTCGCCGCCTCTGCTGCTGCTCCTCGCGGCAGTCGCGGCCGCCACCACCGCCTTCCGGCCCGACTGGAACCGTCTACACGGCCTGGCCCGAGGCCGGGTAGAGGTGAGTGCGGCGGCCCCCAGGCTAGGCACCACCGACCCCTAACCCCGTGGCCCCTTGGCTTTGGAATCACCGCCCGTTCTGACCCAGGACCCTCCCGACTCCCATGTCCCCCTCGGCACCAGGACTGTCCCTCCCACTCCCTAGCCCCAGAACGCCCCAGCACCCACCGTGGAAGCCCGAGACCACCGATCTTGAGGCCTGGAAATCTGAAACCCTCCCCAGTTCCCCATCCGGCCAGACATTGGGCCCCAGACACATTGGCCCTGTCCCCTAACTTCTTCCGGCCTATGACTTTCCCAAATCTGTCCTCTGGAGTCCAACCTCCCATCCCCCCATCACTTCTCTTTTTCCTGgaattcctccccaccccagttcCGGTTGGTCTCACTCCCTTTGCCTGGGAGACAGGAGACTTTCTGGGAGCctccctgccacctggctgggaaCTGCCTTACCACTCTTACTCCTCAGcaatccccccaccctcccctgccatGAAATGCCCCACCAAAGTCCCTGTGTAACTTGGATCATCAcagaccctctctgggccttggttttctgCCTGAAAAAAGCTAGGGGGGTGGCgagggcggggaggagggaggactAGAATGGTAATTCTGGGGTCTGGACTCCCCTTCAGGGAGTAcagggaggggccctcccagcctcctttgtTGGGGAAGCAACCAGATGGTCTGTAGGGCTAGGCTGCAGGTGGCAGGGAGAGCCAGCTCTGCACCGGATGAGGTAGGGACCAGATGGTAGGTGTCTCTAATAGGGCCTCTCAGGGAAGTTCTGAGCTGTTTCCTTCTGGTCTGCCTCCACCCTGAGGTTCTAGGGGCCAAAGACCAGGTCCAGGTCTCTATGGTCTGAGGGGGTAGGGTgatcatttctcttgggcattGGGCATGGGTCAAGAGTCAGTAAGTTGTGCAGGCAAGAGCCCCAAGGCTGGTAAGTTTCCTTTGGGTTTCTGGTCTTGCTCCTCTTTTCCTCTGGTGTGGGTGGGCCTCGGCTTTCCCATCTGTACAGAGTTCCTCCTTCTACCCACAAGGGGCCTCCACTTCCACATCTTAGGAACTGCTGTTCCAGGGAGTAATTCACAGCTCAACCCAATGCCCAGCTGGGGAATGAGGGTGAGGGTAGATGTGTTACTCCTGACCTATGCCATTTTGTTCCCCTCCAGACATGTGGGGGATGACAGCTTAATCGCCTGAAGGAGGTGAGTTTGAAGGAAGGGATCCCCAGTTCTGTCCCCCCTGAGCCTCTTTGGGGGTGGGCAACATGGTCCCAATGACCAGGTGGGGAAGGTTCcctgggctgggagtcaggagcCTACACcttgcttgctgtgtgacctcactgggcttcagtttcctgttGGTACCTGGAGATGGTTGGGGTCTGATGTTCTGGTTCCTCCCCAGGTGAAGGCCTTCGTCACCCAGGACATCCCACTCTAGTATCCTCCTTCTGTTcttggggagggagaaaggggagggtaTCTGCAAGAATCTCCTTCCACTTAACTTCACAGATAGGGATGACAAATGGTCTTCAACTAACAAGTGGGATTGATTGATAGTGGCTGCCCAGCGAATTCTGAGGTGGTCTTGGATTGGCAAGAGAAATTGACTAGTGATGACTGCCACAGACACCGGCACAGAGAGGAGACCCCCTTACTTCTTCGAACCCTAATTTCCTCACGTGTAAATGGGTATCCCTGCCCTGCTTGGGCAGACGAGGTAGTGTTCACATCGGCAAGTCCCCAGGAGACCCCACCTGCCTCCGCCCACCACTACCCACCTTAACACCATCTCCAGCCACAACCTGGTAATGAAACACCTCCCGGGGGCCGACCCGGAGCTCGTGCTGCTGGGCCAACGCTTTGAGGAACTGGAGGTGAGGCCTGGGGAGGTGgacagtggggaggaggggcgaGAGGCGGGGCCCGGCGCGCTGACCCCGCCCCTCTTCTGCTTCAGCGAATCCCACTCAGCGACATGACTCGCGAGGAGATCAACGCGCTGGTGCAGGAGCTCGGCTTCTACCGCAAGGCGTCGCCCGACGAGGCTGTGCCCCCAGAGTACCTGCGGGCGCCCGCTAGGCCCGCCGAAGGCGCTCCTGACCGCGCTGACCTGTAGGTCTGGGGACGCGGCACCACCCTGCCTGAGCCCTGGGGACAGAATGAAGCGCTCAGCGGCCCGGGAGCACCACCCTCGCTGAGGGCCGACGCCCAGTCCCCGAGCCAGCAGGGATGGAGTTGCGGGGGTCCCTCCTaaccctctttcttcccttcccagctCCACTAAATCCCCTTCCGCCTTCAGCGAGACTCGACTCCTTCTTTGATGCGGGCGGGTGAGGAATAAGAGCTCCCCGAATACCCATAGGAGACCGCGCATCCCCAGCTGCCTGGCTGCCAGAGTGGGGACGTGGGCACACCTTACCCAGCTGCCCTCCATTCAGCCCCCCAAGGGAGGCAGAGAGGAATCAGGGTCGTTGAAAACCAATAATTTATCAAAACGCTGTGTGTGTATGCGTGGAAAGGTGTCGCCGACAGACAGGGCAGCGGTGGGCAGGCGCACAGGGAGGGGACGGTGCCTGGATGGTGGGGGCAGCTTGCCGCTGCGGCCTTGCGGGCGGTGGGGAAGCTAGACATTCTTGCCGCGCAGGCGCAGCTCGTGGCGCCGCAGGTGGTTGTAGAGCGACTGCACGTAGGTGAAAACGCACTTGGGGTCGGGCTTCTTGCCCATGATCATCATGTCCTCCACCTCCACGAGGGGTACGCAGTCCACCAGCATCCTGCGGGGAGGGGGGCACGGGGGTGGTTGTCAGTGCCGGCCCCGACTCTTGCGGCGACCCTCTACCCAGAGGTCTTTACAACGCCGCAGCCCGCTGGTCTTCCATAAACTCGACTCCTGATCGACTGAATGGGGGAAAAGCCTTCTAGGAAGGCagaagccccaggccccagccaccCAAGCCTGGAGGCACCTCTGTGGAGAGCAAGGCCAAGGCATGTGGAGATTAAGGAGGAGATCCTTGCCCCATCCCTGCGCCCAGGCGCAGCAGACCCAGCGCAGGGTTGGGGTCTCAACCCCTAGCCCGGGGGAAGGTCCTCACTCCAGACCCCACCCACTTCTCTCTGGAGGGCCGCCTCCTTCTCACCCTCAATGGCACACTCCAGCTGGCACAAGCCTCTCAGTTGGGCCGTTGTACCCAAGGGGCCTCAAATCTTTCCCTGCACCCAGGACCCACTCCAGTGACCCTCTGGGCCCAGGATTATCTGCCAGCTCCCTGGCTTGGTACCTCCTGCAGAGCAGCCTGAGAACCCCCATCTGCCTCAAGGGACATCCCTGCTGTGTGAGATGGTGGCCagggaggtgtgtgtgtatgtctgagaGACAGTTCTTTAACTCTTATTACCCACTTGGGTAGAGCAGGGGAAGCAGATGAGTGTCCCAATCAATACGAACTGGACCAACTACATCACATTCAGGGGCAGGACTTGCTCCCTCCCATGTGCCATGCCTGGCATATATATGACAGTTAGCACTGTCAATGTTGTTAAGTGAGTTTCCTTTGGCAAGGAAGGCATGAGGGCAGGAATTGCTCCTGTTCCCAAGACACCCAAGGGCCCAGGACTACCTTCCATCTTGTGCCTTCAAGGTCAGACCTTCAATGTCAAACAATGTAAGGGCTGAGGCCTACTCTCAGCTCACCAGGACTCCTTTGGCGAAGAAGCCTGGGAAGCAGGAGACCTGTTTCTGTCAAGGCTCTACTCCTGGCCAGCTGTGGAAGCTAGAGAAAACCCTGCCccgtgactcagtttccccatttttctGCAATAGTATAGTCATTCTTTGCTTCATTTGAGTCCTTGGAAGCACCTAGGATGAGTGAGAGGTTTCTGACTCTCTTGTTGAGGTGCTATGTGCCCTTGAGGTTGTCTCTGCCCCAGCTTGTTTCAGTTGTACTATGGTGAAGAGGCGGCCTCTCTTTGCAGCTTCTTCCAGCTGTGGCTATCTCCCCAGGGATCCTGGCCTCTCCCAAAGTGGAGCTCCCTCCCATCTCTGGTGTCTTCCCTGGAGACCTTATAAAGCCATTGTTTACACCGGGGCTCACGGCTCAGGGCTCCTGCTGCCCCAGTGACAGGCCAAACACCAGGCAATTCGAGCAACAGCACGGCTGAGTCACACTTTCCAACTGGAACAGGGCCGGACTGGGCCCCATTCCCTCCAGGCTGGCCTGCTGGGCAGCAGCTCCTAAGTCCATATATGACCTGGAGACAGCACCAAGCCCATCTTTCCCTCACCTGCACAGCTTCTCTGAGTATATGTGTGCACGTGTGGGCTGCCCCCCACAATGGCTCCAGGCCCCAAGGGGCATCTGAGTGCACTGCTAGCTCTGTCCCTGATTCACATTACTTTAGGCAATCCCCTTTCTCCCTCTGGGCCTTCGTCTTTTCTTCTCCCTACAAAATGGGTGGGAAAAGTGATGGGGCAAGGAAAACAGCCACAAGGTGGGGAGTCTGGAGTTCCAGTTTTTGGCCCTAGCTCTGACCTAACAACCCCTGGCACGCTCTGAGCCCAcctctctcctctgagctcctggTCTGTAATGGGCAGTTAGTGCAGGATCTGAATTCTCTACTGTGGCCCTGAGGTGAGATGACCAGACAGGTAATGCCACAGCTGGCTTGGGGATCCAGGACTCCCACCAGAAATAACTTCCTGTTAAACTGGCCTCATGCCTGAGCTCCTCAACTTGGAGCATGGCACCCCCAACTTCCCAGTGCACAAACTGGAGGCCTGGGAGGCTTCCCTGACCCTCATTCTCCCTCCCCAGTGGGTCCATCAAAAACCCCACCCCTCCGCTTAAGCTTCTCTAACTGTCTagtccatcccctcccctccccatccctcatCCAGGCCTCACTCAAGGATTGTTCTTCAATGCTACCAGACCACATATATCCCTTCTCTGTTTGAAAACCTTTTATAACTCTTGTTGTCCTCAGAAGGAAGTTCAGACTCCTGACTGtgaccccttcctccccctcacaTCCAGACTAAATAaacttccttcccttcctgggtGTGCCATGCCCTCCACCTCCCTCGACCCCACCCCTGTGCACTGGCTGATCCCTCTGCCTGGGACTCCCTCTCCTTAAGCCTGAACTTGTCATTCAGATGCCAGCTTAGTTTGCACTTTTTTGAGAGCTGTCCTGGACCTGCCAGCTGGGTCGGGTGTCTCCCCGGGGATCCCATGGCCTCCTGGGCTTCCTCCATCTCAGTCCTGCCCACCTGGCTCATCACTTCCCATTGAGGAGAATAGCCTTGCCTGTGAGGTCCTGAACAGAAGATAAGGCCGTGCCTGGCTCCTTCTGGCTCTTCTCAGGGTCCccctgcttccccacccccactcctgccATTTCCCTGGCTTTTCTTTGTGCCCCACTGAGCAGATTCCAGCGGGGCAGCGTAATGGGACAGGGGAGCAAGGCGGCATTCCTCACCGTGGGACCCCAGCAGGGGTTAGGACTTTTTGGTTTTTACCAGCCCCTTCTGGACCAGACAGCGGTAGAACTCCTGGATGTACGTGTACACGC includes these proteins:
- the SELENOM gene encoding selenoprotein M; amino-acid sequence: MRLPLLSPPLLLLLAAVAAATTAFRPDWNRLHGLARGRVETCGGUQLNRLKEVKAFVTQDIPLYHNLVMKHLPGADPELVLLGQRFEELERIPLSDMTREEINALVQELGFYRKASPDEAVPPEYLRAPARPAEGAPDRADL